In Ilumatobacter fluminis, the following proteins share a genomic window:
- a CDS encoding cation:proton antiporter, producing MEADIAVIAGMIIAFALVSRRVASMALTMPMVFVAAGALTDWFGVVELAVETEGVAVLGEITLAIILFGDSARMDVRSLERQVGLPARLLLIGLPLTVLLGAVLFALLIPGLSGWEAALVAAILSPTDAALGQAVVEDRSVPKWVRQGLNVESGLNDGLAVPAVLLFIALATGEETKPGFWGRFIVEQIGLGVVIGVACGLVGGALLVRAHRHGLVQGIYAQLATLSIAVLAFAGSEVAGANGFIAAFTAGLAFGAATGREKAEEYDEYTEDTGRLLAIASFFVFGNLFVVEAVGDTTVAVVASAVLALTVMRMAPVAVAMTGMGAAPQTKLFIGWFGPRGLASMLFGLQLLEEGVAEGLSDADELFAIIAWTVVASVVAHGATATWGAHRYGEWYAAMPDHERDAMPESAEVRDRRVRWSLHRAPKV from the coding sequence CTGGTTCGGTGTCGTCGAACTCGCCGTCGAGACCGAGGGCGTCGCCGTCCTCGGCGAGATCACCCTGGCGATCATCCTGTTCGGCGATTCGGCTCGCATGGACGTCCGCTCGCTCGAACGCCAGGTCGGGCTGCCGGCGCGCCTCCTCCTCATCGGGCTCCCGCTCACGGTGTTGCTCGGTGCCGTTCTGTTCGCGCTCCTCATCCCCGGATTGTCCGGCTGGGAAGCGGCGCTCGTCGCAGCGATCCTGTCGCCGACCGATGCCGCGCTCGGCCAGGCCGTGGTCGAGGACCGGTCGGTGCCGAAATGGGTCCGTCAGGGTCTCAACGTCGAATCGGGTCTGAACGACGGTCTCGCCGTTCCGGCCGTGCTGCTGTTCATCGCTCTGGCCACGGGCGAGGAGACGAAGCCGGGCTTCTGGGGCCGATTCATCGTCGAACAGATCGGGCTCGGGGTCGTCATCGGCGTCGCCTGCGGACTGGTCGGCGGCGCACTGCTCGTGCGGGCCCACCGTCACGGCCTCGTCCAGGGCATCTACGCCCAGCTCGCCACCCTGTCGATCGCCGTGCTCGCCTTCGCCGGCTCGGAAGTCGCCGGCGCCAACGGGTTCATCGCTGCGTTCACCGCCGGACTCGCATTCGGGGCTGCCACTGGACGCGAGAAGGCCGAGGAGTACGACGAGTACACCGAGGACACCGGCCGCCTGCTCGCGATCGCGTCCTTCTTCGTGTTCGGCAATCTGTTCGTCGTCGAGGCCGTCGGCGACACGACGGTCGCCGTCGTGGCGAGCGCCGTGCTGGCCCTGACGGTGATGCGGATGGCCCCGGTGGCCGTCGCGATGACGGGTATGGGTGCGGCGCCACAGACCAAGTTGTTCATCGGTTGGTTCGGCCCGCGTGGCCTGGCGTCGATGCTGTTCGGTCTGCAGCTGCTGGAAGAAGGCGTCGCCGAAGGGCTGTCCGATGCCGACGAGCTGTTCGCGATCATCGCCTGGACCGTCGTGGCGAGCGTGGTGGCCCACGGAGCGACGGCGACCTGGGGCGCCCACCGGTACGGCGAGTGGTATGCAGCGATGCCCGACCACGAACGCGACGCGATGCCCGAGTCGGCCGAGGTGCGAGACCGGCGGGTGCGATGGTCGCTCCATCGGGCCCCGAAGGTCTGA
- a CDS encoding LLM class flavin-dependent oxidoreductase, giving the protein MTDRMPSVSLAATPGKRTRTIAMATEIEAAGFTGIYCPSFGDAIGLCLSIAHTTETLHVGTSIQPIYLQHPIALATSATYLHEVSGGRFRLGVGVTHGPVVKRLGVDTGKPLSDMREYVTTMRAAAERMGDLPPIDLATLRDKMVDLSVEVGDGAVWANASRSRMAHSLGLVPDARLGDGFRIGNMIPTVIDDDLEAARARNRATLKGYVALPNYRNYWIDAGYADEMHAAKAALDAKDDAALMVAMSDAWLDDCTLSGPAGRVRDGIDAWFDAGVTDPIIVPSSTSGGQAKAVEELVAAYA; this is encoded by the coding sequence ATGACCGACCGCATGCCTTCCGTCTCGCTCGCCGCCACACCGGGCAAGCGAACCCGCACGATCGCCATGGCCACCGAGATCGAGGCGGCGGGGTTCACCGGCATCTACTGCCCGTCGTTCGGTGATGCCATCGGCCTCTGCCTGTCGATCGCCCACACGACCGAGACGCTGCACGTCGGCACGTCGATCCAACCGATCTACCTCCAGCACCCCATCGCACTGGCGACGTCGGCGACCTACCTCCACGAGGTCTCGGGCGGCCGGTTCCGACTCGGCGTCGGCGTCACCCACGGCCCGGTCGTCAAGCGGCTCGGCGTCGACACGGGCAAGCCGCTCTCCGACATGCGCGAGTACGTGACGACGATGCGGGCCGCCGCCGAGCGGATGGGCGACCTGCCCCCGATCGACCTGGCGACCCTGCGCGACAAGATGGTCGACCTCTCCGTCGAGGTCGGCGACGGCGCTGTGTGGGCGAACGCGTCACGCAGTCGGATGGCGCACTCGCTGGGGCTGGTGCCCGACGCCCGACTCGGCGACGGATTCCGCATCGGGAACATGATCCCCACCGTCATCGACGACGATCTCGAAGCGGCCCGGGCCCGCAACCGGGCGACGCTGAAGGGCTACGTGGCGCTGCCGAACTACCGCAACTACTGGATCGATGCCGGCTACGCCGACGAGATGCACGCAGCGAAGGCAGCTCTCGACGCCAAGGACGACGCCGCACTGATGGTCGCCATGTCCGACGCCTGGCTCGACGACTGCACGCTGTCCGGTCCGGCCGGACGGGTCCGCGACGGCATCGACGCCTGGTTCGACGCCGGCGTCACCGACCCGATCATCGTGCCGTCCTCGACGAGCGGCGGCCAGGCCAAGGCGGTCGAGGAACTCGTCGCCGCCTACGCCTGA